One Lacunisphaera limnophila DNA window includes the following coding sequences:
- a CDS encoding TonB-dependent siderophore receptor, whose amino-acid sequence MSLLAVAPLGAQTTAPTAPENEVVVLSPFTVSAESADRYRAGEAISAVRVRAPLLDTASSISVITRDMIDDLAPGRVFDVTRYVAGVQEGRGIQFQDRMIIRGFETQNGARTVDNFLQSADADNVEESIIDRIEVSKGPNAILSPAGAPGGSVNIITKAPSFRPSRTLTLQLGQFNAQKATLDVGGPIADSKSLAYRLVGSHQDTRTYWSSSAKNKNSAVAPMITWRISDQTQFTAKLVAAQHEIFREPALIIDPATKSGTVDPKLAPGFGYNGLNGTQTWSAVKTDSLDLFANLTTTINENLSVRVAANARRYNSDSDQEFVNGLPGLNNRYNPYTGELTLNQTWALTNTSLAHNATTNPYIATPRAYFNPGAIGVRGQIQWTQAETANFQTDAVLTHQLGVVSSQTVVGFGYSRQQGYSRVKDPGTLPAIDLSKPTAYAYPVYPANLTAHNGNAYTNMQGFINQRLGFFENRLYLTGGLLRYSTKTQSWSWNVNTGIANPRSVLDDGKNLWNLSALYKVRDNVSLYASRSINASPVIANNQPLWRSGEQDEIGFKTEFAGGKLSLNGAYFQIAQTNVTVPNPARQNDPTAPEQLVSDLKNKGYEFELMGRVSDNLSVIATYSHLKMRDALGRMVRGVADNNASTLLSYRFTDGEAKGLTLNAGVSYSGKRAGDAPINYTVLNVTGKTFFFLKAHAVDTFGATYRLNDRYTFRLNVDNMFDRKNYLAVAGGVFWGTGLTTATGRNIRFTTTVNW is encoded by the coding sequence TTGTCCCTCCTGGCGGTCGCGCCCCTGGGCGCCCAGACCACCGCCCCCACCGCCCCGGAAAATGAGGTGGTGGTGCTCTCGCCGTTCACTGTGTCGGCGGAATCCGCCGACCGCTACCGCGCCGGCGAGGCCATCTCCGCCGTCCGCGTCCGCGCCCCGTTGCTCGACACCGCCAGCTCGATCTCCGTCATCACGCGCGACATGATCGACGACCTCGCGCCGGGCCGAGTGTTTGACGTCACCCGCTACGTCGCCGGCGTGCAGGAAGGCCGCGGCATCCAGTTTCAGGACCGCATGATCATCCGCGGCTTCGAGACCCAGAACGGTGCCCGCACCGTGGACAACTTCCTCCAATCAGCCGACGCCGACAACGTCGAGGAGTCCATCATCGACCGCATCGAGGTTTCCAAGGGCCCTAACGCCATCCTCTCGCCCGCCGGCGCCCCCGGCGGCTCGGTGAACATCATCACCAAGGCGCCCTCCTTCCGCCCCTCGCGCACCCTGACGTTGCAACTCGGCCAGTTCAACGCCCAGAAGGCCACCCTCGATGTCGGCGGCCCGATCGCCGACAGCAAAAGCCTCGCCTACCGCCTTGTCGGCTCGCACCAGGATACGCGCACCTACTGGTCCTCCTCGGCCAAGAACAAGAACTCGGCCGTCGCGCCGATGATCACCTGGCGCATCTCGGACCAGACGCAGTTCACGGCCAAGCTCGTCGCCGCCCAGCACGAGATCTTCCGCGAGCCCGCCCTGATCATCGATCCCGCCACCAAGTCCGGCACGGTGGACCCCAAGCTCGCCCCGGGCTTCGGCTACAACGGCCTCAACGGCACCCAAACTTGGAGCGCGGTGAAGACCGATAGCCTCGATCTGTTCGCCAACCTGACGACCACCATCAACGAGAATCTCAGCGTTCGCGTCGCCGCCAACGCCCGCCGTTACAACTCGGACTCCGACCAGGAGTTCGTCAACGGCCTGCCCGGTCTAAACAACCGTTACAACCCCTACACCGGCGAGCTGACCCTGAACCAGACCTGGGCGCTCACCAACACCTCGCTGGCGCACAACGCCACTACAAATCCCTACATCGCGACCCCCCGGGCATACTTCAACCCCGGCGCAATCGGGGTGCGCGGCCAAATCCAGTGGACCCAGGCTGAAACGGCCAATTTCCAAACTGACGCCGTGCTCACGCACCAGCTCGGCGTAGTCAGCTCCCAGACCGTCGTCGGCTTCGGTTACTCCCGGCAGCAGGGCTACAGTCGCGTCAAGGATCCCGGCACGCTGCCGGCCATCGACCTCAGCAAGCCGACGGCCTACGCCTATCCGGTCTACCCGGCCAACCTCACGGCGCACAACGGCAACGCCTACACCAACATGCAGGGGTTCATCAACCAGCGCCTCGGTTTCTTCGAAAACCGCCTCTACCTGACGGGCGGCCTGCTCCGCTACTCGACCAAGACCCAGTCCTGGAGCTGGAACGTCAACACCGGCATCGCTAACCCGCGCAGCGTGCTGGACGACGGCAAGAACCTCTGGAACCTCAGCGCCCTCTACAAGGTCCGCGACAACGTCTCGCTCTACGCCAGCCGCTCCATCAACGCCTCGCCGGTCATCGCCAACAACCAGCCCCTCTGGCGCTCCGGCGAGCAGGACGAGATCGGCTTCAAGACCGAATTCGCCGGCGGCAAGCTCTCGCTCAACGGCGCCTACTTCCAGATCGCCCAGACGAACGTCACCGTGCCGAATCCCGCCCGCCAGAATGATCCCACCGCACCGGAGCAGCTGGTCTCCGACCTTAAGAACAAGGGCTACGAGTTCGAGCTGATGGGCCGCGTGAGCGACAACCTGTCCGTCATCGCCACTTACTCGCACCTCAAGATGCGCGACGCCCTCGGCCGCATGGTGCGCGGCGTGGCTGACAACAACGCCTCGACGCTCCTAAGCTATCGCTTCACCGACGGCGAGGCCAAGGGCCTCACCCTGAACGCCGGCGTCAGCTACAGCGGCAAGCGCGCGGGCGATGCCCCGATCAACTACACCGTGCTCAATGTCACCGGCAAAACCTTCTTCTTCCTGAAGGCCCACGCCGTCGACACCTTCGGCGCCACCTACCGCCTCAACGATCGTTACACCTTCCGCCTGAACGTGGACAATATGTTCGACCGGAAAAACTACCTGGCCGTGGCGGGTGGCGTATTCTGGGGCACCGGGCTAACGACCGCCACTGGCCGCAACATCCGGTTCACCACAACCGTCAACTGGTAA
- a CDS encoding LacI family DNA-binding transcriptional regulator: protein MAVPPPSNNPPTLREIARRAGVSHTTVSLSLRNHPSIPEATRERVRQLADGLGYRSNVLVSALMSQVRLKQHKSGPEVVGFLTGGPTADEWKHHSASVGFYDGARRRAQQLGMRLEPFWLGPGGVHSAATCRMLQARAIRGNLITPFAVPVYDHELDWAHLICVGLGYVFNHHALHRATHNHFRGAFLAYEKLWQLGYRRIGLMLDRDDQNRRVNYGWLGGYLAGQNTLGETRLEPLLTTRGEEIPALKAWMRQARPDAVIGFGPKQFLALEQIGRRIPRDLAFAALDVEQTKLDHVEEVTGINQNLTLIGATAIDILASQLYHNELGLPHRPVYSMIEGYWVPGRTAPKRRA, encoded by the coding sequence ATGGCCGTACCCCCGCCATCAAACAATCCGCCCACGCTGCGGGAAATCGCGCGGCGTGCCGGCGTGAGCCACACGACGGTCTCGCTGAGCCTGCGCAACCACCCGTCGATCCCCGAGGCCACGCGCGAACGCGTGCGCCAGCTCGCCGACGGGCTTGGCTACCGGTCGAACGTGTTGGTCTCCGCGCTCATGAGCCAGGTGCGGCTCAAGCAGCACAAGTCCGGTCCCGAGGTCGTGGGCTTTCTCACCGGCGGGCCGACGGCCGATGAGTGGAAACACCATTCCGCCAGCGTCGGTTTCTATGACGGCGCCCGGCGGCGCGCCCAGCAGCTGGGCATGCGCCTCGAGCCCTTTTGGCTGGGTCCGGGCGGGGTTCATTCCGCTGCTACGTGTCGCATGCTGCAGGCCCGCGCCATCCGGGGGAATCTCATCACGCCGTTCGCCGTCCCGGTCTACGACCACGAGCTCGACTGGGCCCACCTGATTTGTGTCGGCCTGGGTTATGTGTTCAACCACCACGCCCTGCACCGCGCCACGCACAATCATTTCCGCGGGGCTTTCCTCGCTTATGAAAAGCTCTGGCAGTTGGGCTACCGGCGCATCGGCCTCATGCTGGATCGCGACGACCAGAACCGTCGGGTGAACTACGGCTGGCTCGGGGGATATCTCGCCGGCCAGAACACGCTGGGTGAGACGCGGCTGGAGCCCCTGCTCACCACGCGCGGCGAGGAAATTCCCGCCCTGAAGGCTTGGATGCGCCAGGCCCGTCCCGACGCGGTGATCGGCTTCGGGCCGAAGCAGTTCCTCGCCCTGGAGCAGATCGGCCGGCGGATCCCGCGCGACCTCGCGTTTGCCGCACTCGACGTGGAGCAGACCAAGCTCGACCACGTCGAGGAGGTGACCGGTATCAACCAGAACCTCACGCTGATCGGCGCCACCGCGATCGACATCCTCGCCAGCCAGCTCTACCACAACGAACTGGGCCTGCCCCATCGCCCGGTCTACAGCATGATCGAGGGTTACTGGGTGCCGGGACGCACCGCGCCGAAACGCCGGGCCTAG
- a CDS encoding MFS transporter produces the protein MVTPPSAPAAAPIVARAGTLQYTRGNLVAIFAWLLGAEVVFVLIDIIEPQVLPVLLKFHGATDTQIAFIIGSVNAVLQLLIMPPLGYWSDRLRTRWGRRIPVLFWVTPFVTFFLILTPFSPEIAVWLSGIPVINGWLHLLPIAPVILVFATLVILYRAVQTATNVCFFGLLRDVVPDTHMGRFLALFRVFGAAGTAIVSYWLLGLTETHSKHIFIGIGVLNLVGFSLLCWFVREGEYPPVAPSTAGAGAGRAARFWAATQTFVRESYRHPVYLWFYFVRICLYGALLGLSHFTIFFPQHELGLNLMTVGAYRTYPLLIWVVIAFPVGWLVDRRGAIDVLRWGLIMITAGYILTFLFANGPRTFLTGNLIFGVAFWIVMMAQLKLTAEVFHPQRYSQLAGANTVVQSLMIAVVISPVCGWILDALKGWSHTLAMPGVGDVVIGPYRLVYLMMGACYLLALFGLNRVTHHMRRHTGADGKYLAPL, from the coding sequence ATGGTCACCCCTCCGTCCGCCCCCGCGGCTGCCCCGATCGTCGCCCGCGCGGGTACGCTCCAGTACACCCGCGGCAATCTGGTCGCCATCTTTGCCTGGTTGCTCGGGGCCGAGGTAGTGTTCGTGCTCATCGACATCATCGAGCCGCAGGTTTTGCCCGTCCTCCTCAAGTTCCACGGGGCCACGGACACGCAGATCGCTTTCATCATCGGCTCGGTCAACGCTGTGCTCCAGCTGCTGATCATGCCGCCGCTGGGCTACTGGAGCGACCGGCTCCGCACCCGGTGGGGACGGCGCATCCCGGTGCTTTTCTGGGTCACGCCCTTCGTCACGTTCTTCCTCATTCTGACCCCGTTTTCCCCGGAGATCGCCGTCTGGCTATCGGGAATCCCGGTCATCAACGGCTGGCTGCACCTCCTGCCAATCGCCCCTGTAATCCTGGTCTTCGCGACGTTGGTGATCCTCTACCGTGCCGTGCAGACCGCGACCAATGTCTGTTTCTTCGGCCTGCTGCGCGATGTGGTGCCCGATACCCACATGGGTCGTTTCCTCGCGCTGTTCCGGGTGTTCGGAGCCGCGGGCACGGCCATCGTCAGCTACTGGCTGCTCGGTCTCACCGAGACCCACAGCAAACACATCTTCATAGGTATCGGTGTCCTCAACCTCGTGGGCTTCTCGTTGCTCTGCTGGTTCGTGCGGGAGGGGGAGTATCCGCCTGTTGCGCCCAGCACCGCCGGCGCGGGCGCCGGCCGTGCGGCGCGGTTTTGGGCGGCGACCCAGACCTTCGTCCGGGAGTCCTACCGTCATCCGGTCTACCTCTGGTTCTACTTTGTGCGGATCTGTCTCTACGGCGCGCTGCTCGGTCTGTCTCATTTCACCATCTTCTTCCCGCAGCACGAGCTTGGTCTGAACCTGATGACGGTCGGTGCCTACCGCACTTATCCGCTCCTGATCTGGGTCGTCATCGCGTTTCCCGTGGGCTGGCTGGTGGACCGCCGGGGCGCCATCGACGTATTGCGGTGGGGTCTGATCATGATCACCGCCGGCTATATCCTGACGTTCCTGTTCGCGAACGGCCCCCGAACCTTCCTCACGGGCAACCTGATCTTCGGGGTGGCGTTCTGGATCGTGATGATGGCGCAGCTCAAACTCACCGCGGAGGTTTTTCACCCTCAGCGCTACAGCCAGCTCGCGGGCGCGAACACCGTCGTGCAATCGCTCATGATTGCCGTGGTCATCAGCCCGGTGTGCGGCTGGATCCTCGATGCCCTCAAGGGCTGGTCGCACACACTGGCGATGCCCGGCGTGGGTGATGTCGTGATCGGGCCCTATCGGCTCGTGTACCTGATGATGGGCGCCTGCTACCTGCTGGCGCTGTTCGGCCTCAACCGCGTCACCCACCACATGCGCCGGCACACCGGCGCCGACGGCAAGTATCTCGCGCCGCTCTGA
- a CDS encoding dicarboxylate/amino acid:cation symporter — MAGSTSDKLANRILRGLVVGIILGVITLVAGPHVPLPEGLQALLEHVGVKSSATLLEAMRGISTVLLDPFGRVFLRLLFFVIIPLVFASLATGVVQLGRPDKLGPLAGRTFALFFLNMAIGVALGLVMMNTLQPGSYIDEATKARLMTEFGGAAQKHVSASASQTGLSLAVIVEMFMPANLFAAVVGSSTARIGDVLPLILFAILVGVVGMSFPDDKRHRLMDSLQMVTDLMTGIVHFALRLAPYAVPCLIYSVLVKSGLDIIKALGVFVLGCAAVMALHLFGTMSVWLKVWTRWSPRAYFAAIKDVLVTAFSTSSSNATLPAALENATDKLNISPSTAGFVLPLGTTMNMSGTALYEGCVVLFVAQVFGVDLSIGQQITLLLLSVLSAVAVAGIPGGSLPLIAGLLITFGIPPEGIGIILGTDRILDMCRTATNVGCDITTAVVVDELTKRAESRTAG; from the coding sequence ATGGCCGGATCCACCTCCGACAAACTAGCCAACCGCATCCTGCGCGGATTGGTCGTCGGCATCATTCTGGGTGTGATCACCCTGGTGGCCGGCCCGCATGTGCCGCTGCCTGAGGGCTTGCAGGCCCTGCTGGAACACGTCGGCGTCAAATCCTCGGCCACGCTGCTCGAGGCCATGCGCGGGATCTCGACGGTGCTGCTGGATCCCTTTGGTCGGGTTTTCCTGCGTCTGCTGTTTTTCGTCATTATCCCCCTGGTCTTCGCCTCGCTTGCGACCGGTGTGGTCCAACTGGGTCGCCCGGATAAACTCGGCCCGCTGGCCGGCCGCACCTTCGCCCTGTTTTTCCTGAACATGGCCATCGGGGTGGCGCTCGGCTTGGTGATGATGAACACCCTGCAACCGGGCAGCTACATCGACGAGGCCACCAAGGCCCGGCTGATGACCGAGTTCGGGGGCGCGGCGCAAAAGCACGTCAGCGCCTCCGCCAGCCAAACTGGCCTTTCCCTCGCCGTCATCGTCGAGATGTTCATGCCGGCCAACCTGTTCGCCGCCGTCGTCGGTTCCTCCACGGCACGCATCGGCGACGTGCTGCCGCTCATCCTCTTCGCCATCCTGGTCGGCGTCGTCGGCATGTCTTTCCCGGACGACAAGCGCCACCGGTTAATGGATTCCCTCCAGATGGTCACGGACCTGATGACGGGCATCGTTCATTTCGCCCTGCGCCTGGCCCCCTATGCGGTCCCCTGCCTGATCTACAGTGTGCTGGTGAAGTCAGGCCTCGACATCATCAAGGCACTCGGGGTGTTCGTGCTTGGGTGTGCCGCCGTGATGGCCCTCCACCTCTTCGGCACCATGTCGGTGTGGCTCAAGGTGTGGACGCGCTGGAGCCCGCGGGCCTATTTCGCCGCGATCAAGGACGTGTTGGTCACCGCCTTCTCCACCAGCTCCAGCAACGCCACGCTTCCGGCGGCCTTGGAGAATGCCACCGACAAGCTCAATATCTCCCCGAGCACCGCGGGCTTTGTGCTGCCGCTTGGCACCACGATGAACATGAGCGGCACCGCGCTGTACGAAGGCTGTGTCGTGCTCTTCGTCGCCCAGGTCTTCGGCGTCGACCTCTCGATCGGCCAGCAGATCACACTGCTGCTGCTCTCGGTGCTGAGCGCCGTGGCCGTCGCCGGCATCCCCGGCGGCTCGCTGCCACTGATCGCCGGCCTGCTCATCACCTTCGGCATTCCGCCCGAGGGCATCGGCATCATTCTCGGCACCGACCGCATCCTCGACATGTGCCGCACCGCCACGAACGTGGGCTGCGATATCACCACCGCGGTCGTGGTGGACGAGCTGACCAAACGGGCCGAGTCCCGGACCGCCGGCTGA
- a CDS encoding hemolysin family protein gives MNSLLGFTLEILIILGLVVANGFFVAAEFALVKVRASQLRPLAKKGRAGWRLRMALKATQHLDSALSATQLGITLSSLGLGWVGEPFLAHRLEPMLANFGVTDPAAVSSIAFAIAFAIITFLHIVFGELAPKSLAIQRPKGVSLWTAGPLMFFYYLFLPFIWVLNGTANRFLRWAGLGPATEGEHAFSAEELEYVFSHARHTHPGDAAINKLMVQSLRARSTQAQQIMRPRDQVIALWSDKPLAENLRTAQISGHSRFPVCTGSLDEVKGLLLIREWLWQISLLGPDTPFEPLVRPVVEFELTTPLHTMIERFRLSRSHLAVVLDPERKLAGIITFEDVLEEIVGDIRDEFDIESGPIYERTEHAIVVTGAFTLRELQAETGWPLEGQPRETVAIWVQRLAGAGVPKRGDQFAAGEYRLTVLEANAERARRVRVARNVGEGTTPPM, from the coding sequence ATGAACTCCCTCCTCGGCTTCACCCTCGAAATCCTGATCATCCTCGGTCTGGTGGTGGCCAACGGGTTTTTCGTCGCGGCCGAGTTTGCCTTGGTGAAGGTGCGGGCCAGCCAGTTGCGGCCCCTGGCGAAGAAGGGCCGGGCCGGCTGGCGCCTGCGCATGGCGTTGAAGGCCACCCAACACCTCGACTCAGCCCTGTCCGCGACCCAACTCGGGATCACCCTCTCCAGCCTCGGCCTGGGCTGGGTGGGCGAACCCTTTCTGGCCCACCGCCTGGAGCCGATGCTGGCGAACTTCGGCGTGACGGACCCGGCGGCGGTGTCGTCCATCGCCTTCGCCATCGCCTTCGCGATCATCACCTTCCTGCACATCGTGTTTGGTGAGCTGGCTCCGAAGTCCCTCGCCATCCAGCGGCCCAAGGGGGTGTCGCTGTGGACCGCGGGACCGCTGATGTTCTTCTATTACCTGTTCCTGCCCTTCATCTGGGTGCTGAACGGCACGGCCAACCGCTTCTTGCGCTGGGCTGGGCTCGGGCCGGCCACGGAGGGCGAGCACGCCTTCAGCGCCGAGGAACTCGAATACGTCTTCAGTCATGCCCGCCACACGCACCCCGGCGATGCAGCCATCAACAAGCTGATGGTGCAGTCCCTGCGCGCCCGTTCCACCCAGGCCCAGCAGATCATGCGGCCGCGGGATCAGGTCATCGCCCTCTGGTCGGACAAGCCGCTCGCCGAGAACCTGCGGACGGCCCAGATCAGCGGCCACAGCCGCTTTCCGGTGTGCACGGGCTCGCTCGACGAGGTGAAGGGTCTCCTCCTCATCCGCGAGTGGCTCTGGCAGATCAGCCTGCTCGGGCCGGACACGCCCTTCGAGCCGCTGGTGCGCCCGGTGGTGGAGTTCGAGCTCACGACCCCGCTGCACACCATGATCGAGCGGTTCCGCCTTTCCCGCAGCCACCTCGCGGTCGTGCTCGATCCCGAGCGCAAGCTCGCCGGCATCATCACGTTTGAGGACGTGCTGGAGGAGATCGTGGGCGACATCCGCGATGAGTTCGACATCGAGAGCGGCCCGATCTACGAGCGCACCGAACACGCCATCGTCGTCACGGGCGCCTTCACCCTGCGGGAACTGCAGGCGGAGACGGGCTGGCCGCTGGAGGGGCAGCCCCGTGAGACGGTGGCCATCTGGGTCCAGCGTCTGGCCGGGGCCGGTGTGCCGAAGCGCGGCGACCAGTTCGCCGCCGGTGAATACCGCCTGACCGTGCTGGAGGCCAACGCCGAGCGCGCGCGCCGCGTGCGCGTGGCCCGCAACGTGGGCGAGGGCACCACGCCGCCGATGTGA
- a CDS encoding glycosyltransferase, with amino-acid sequence MNGPTFLAALTLLIWLGLAWDVGRGNRRLRRLAKLPLPEQAGWPRVSLVIAARNEGKTLGAAVPTMLALDYPDLELIAVNDRSEDDTGAVLEKLAAADPRLRVVTVTALPEGWIGKNHALHTGAIEAAGEWILFTDADIHFQPDTLRRAVAYARMQTLDHLAAVPRLVEQGHALGICVNAFSFAFTVGLRPAHISDPRSRAHGGVGAFNLVRSSTYRKLGGHEPVRMRPDDDIKLGKLMKAGGFSELVLGEGALAVAWYDSVGAMIRGLTKNAYAGADYRLWVPLAAMLAFGVGWVWPAVALFLYEGPAMWLNAGTLALILALGCDQTRFTGGRWWHGLFLPLGMAVFAWILLRSQAVTLWTGGITWRGTHYPLRDLKANRL; translated from the coding sequence ATGAACGGCCCGACCTTCCTCGCGGCGTTGACGTTGCTGATCTGGCTGGGCCTCGCGTGGGACGTGGGGCGCGGCAACCGCCGGTTGCGCCGTCTGGCGAAGCTGCCGCTGCCGGAGCAGGCGGGGTGGCCCCGCGTGAGTCTCGTCATCGCCGCGCGCAACGAAGGGAAGACCCTCGGCGCCGCCGTGCCCACGATGCTGGCGCTCGACTATCCCGACCTCGAGCTCATCGCGGTCAACGACCGGTCGGAGGACGACACCGGGGCGGTCCTGGAAAAACTGGCCGCGGCCGACCCGCGGCTGCGGGTCGTGACGGTGACCGCCTTGCCCGAGGGCTGGATCGGCAAGAACCACGCGCTGCATACCGGGGCGATCGAGGCGGCCGGCGAATGGATTTTGTTCACCGACGCCGACATTCATTTTCAACCGGACACCCTGCGGCGCGCGGTGGCGTATGCCCGGATGCAGACCCTCGACCACCTCGCCGCCGTGCCCCGGCTGGTCGAGCAAGGGCATGCGCTCGGGATCTGCGTCAACGCCTTCAGCTTCGCCTTCACCGTGGGGCTGCGGCCGGCGCACATCTCCGATCCGCGCAGCCGGGCGCATGGCGGGGTGGGGGCCTTCAACCTCGTGCGTTCCTCCACCTACCGGAAGCTGGGCGGCCACGAGCCGGTGCGGATGCGGCCCGACGACGACATCAAGCTGGGCAAGTTGATGAAGGCGGGTGGATTCAGCGAACTCGTGCTGGGCGAGGGCGCGCTCGCCGTCGCGTGGTATGATTCCGTCGGCGCGATGATCCGCGGCCTGACCAAGAACGCCTACGCCGGCGCCGACTACCGGCTGTGGGTGCCGCTGGCCGCGATGCTCGCGTTTGGCGTCGGCTGGGTCTGGCCCGCGGTTGCACTGTTTCTGTATGAGGGTCCGGCGATGTGGCTGAATGCCGGCACGCTGGCGCTGATCCTGGCCTTGGGTTGCGACCAGACGCGTTTCACCGGCGGCCGGTGGTGGCACGGCCTGTTTTTGCCGCTGGGCATGGCGGTCTTCGCGTGGATCCTGCTCCGTTCACAGGCGGTCACGCTTTGGACGGGCGGCATCACGTGGCGCGGCACGCATTACCCGTTGCGCGATCTCAAGGCCAACCGGCTGTGA
- a CDS encoding Dabb family protein translates to MNSPTTRRAFLATAATLGAAAAVSAAPALGATPPKLVHHVFFWLKNPDSKEDLAQLLAGIRGLAAIETVRGIHVGVPASTEKREVVDNSFSASEILYFDDVAGQNAYQVHPLHQKFVAECSHLWAKVIVYDALAV, encoded by the coding sequence ATGAATTCCCCCACGACCCGCCGCGCCTTCCTTGCCACCGCCGCTACCCTCGGAGCCGCGGCCGCGGTCTCCGCCGCCCCTGCCCTGGGAGCCACGCCGCCCAAGTTGGTGCACCACGTCTTTTTCTGGCTGAAGAACCCGGATTCGAAGGAGGATCTCGCGCAGCTCCTCGCCGGCATCCGCGGCCTCGCGGCGATCGAGACCGTGCGCGGCATCCATGTCGGCGTGCCGGCCAGCACCGAGAAACGCGAGGTTGTGGACAACAGCTTCAGCGCCTCCGAGATCCTCTACTTCGACGACGTCGCCGGGCAGAACGCCTACCAGGTGCACCCGCTGCACCAGAAGTTCGTGGCCGAGTGCTCGCATCTTTGGGCCAAGGTCATCGTGTACGACGCACTGGCGGTGTGA
- a CDS encoding phosphoribosylaminoimidazolesuccinocarboxamide synthase, with protein MNFHELSAALPPQAVVTIDGLPFPRIASGKVREIFDLGDALLLCATDRLSAFDVILPDGIPGKGAILTQMSNWWFSQTSHLIPNHLLPDQPRQFLMRGLGSRDLQLRSMIVRKLKPLTIECVARGYLIGSGWKSYQETGEVCGIKLPAGLRQADKLPTPIFTPTTKAPKGQHDEPINDTQGAAAIGAELYAKVKAMSLALYAFGHERAQQAGMILADTKFEFGTDEAGNLFLIDEVLTPDSSRYWPAADYRPDCSPPSYDKQFVRDHLLAIKWNQQPPAPRLPAEVITRTREKYLAALKNLLG; from the coding sequence ATGAATTTTCACGAGCTCAGCGCCGCCCTGCCTCCGCAAGCCGTCGTCACGATCGACGGCCTACCCTTCCCCCGGATCGCCTCCGGCAAGGTCCGTGAAATCTTTGACCTCGGCGACGCCCTGCTGCTCTGCGCCACCGACCGGCTCTCCGCCTTCGACGTGATCCTCCCTGATGGCATCCCGGGCAAGGGCGCCATCCTCACCCAGATGAGCAACTGGTGGTTCAGCCAGACCAGCCACCTCATCCCCAACCACCTCCTCCCCGACCAGCCCCGCCAGTTCCTCATGCGCGGGCTCGGCAGCCGCGACCTCCAGCTCCGCAGCATGATCGTCCGCAAGCTCAAGCCCCTCACCATCGAGTGCGTGGCCCGCGGCTACCTCATCGGCAGCGGCTGGAAATCCTACCAGGAAACGGGCGAGGTCTGCGGGATCAAGCTCCCCGCCGGTCTCCGCCAGGCCGACAAACTCCCCACGCCGATCTTCACGCCCACCACCAAGGCCCCCAAGGGCCAGCACGACGAGCCGATCAACGACACTCAGGGTGCGGCCGCCATCGGCGCGGAGCTTTATGCGAAGGTCAAGGCCATGAGCCTCGCCCTCTACGCCTTCGGTCATGAGCGCGCGCAGCAGGCCGGCATGATTCTCGCCGACACCAAGTTCGAGTTCGGCACCGACGAGGCCGGCAACCTCTTCCTCATCGACGAGGTGCTCACGCCCGACTCTTCCCGCTACTGGCCCGCCGCCGACTACCGCCCCGACTGCTCGCCTCCGAGCTACGACAAGCAGTTCGTCCGCGACCACCTGCTCGCCATCAAGTGGAACCAGCAGCCGCCCGCCCCGCGCCTCCCCGCCGAGGTGATCACCCGCACCCGGGAGAAATACCTCGCGGCGTTGAAAAACCTGCTCGGTTGA
- a CDS encoding cupin domain-containing protein, which translates to MKPIHGYHLIKPEDLVWRPSNLMKIPNADYLERTASEIMGARLWRLPPGSANTLHKHIRAEEFYFVLEGTGRVRIGDKTLTVPRYGGLLVGPEELRQVFNDTETEVLWLILGAPEELEFLQGSKSTMDLSLIYPTNPTQLPNELAGTTWPPKEVAPVDPSALPKQ; encoded by the coding sequence ATGAAACCCATTCACGGATACCATCTCATCAAGCCAGAAGATCTTGTTTGGAGGCCGTCCAATTTGATGAAAATCCCGAACGCGGACTATCTTGAGCGCACCGCGAGTGAAATCATGGGAGCGAGGCTCTGGCGGTTGCCGCCTGGAAGCGCCAACACGCTGCATAAGCACATCCGTGCTGAGGAATTCTATTTTGTGCTGGAAGGCACCGGCCGCGTACGGATCGGCGATAAAACCCTAACGGTGCCGCGGTATGGCGGTTTGCTCGTCGGTCCCGAAGAGCTACGCCAGGTGTTCAACGACACCGAGACGGAGGTACTATGGTTAATCTTAGGCGCGCCGGAAGAGCTAGAGTTCCTCCAAGGCTCGAAATCGACGATGGACCTTTCGTTGATTTATCCGACCAATCCCACCCAACTGCCCAACGAACTTGCCGGCACAACCTGGCCGCCAAAAGAAGTCGCTCCGGTAGATCCAAGTGCACTGCCAAAGCAATAA